The Streptomyces cadmiisoli genome has a segment encoding these proteins:
- a CDS encoding SDR family NAD(P)-dependent oxidoreductase, with product MRMKNKIAIVTGAARGNGRAIALRLAEEGATVVLGDVNEDQLNRVTAEIEAAGGRATAVRCDVTSEADVAALIAAAEEHGPVNAVVAQAGISYSGPLDSTPLDQWQRLMNIDVTGTFLTVREAVRSMLRTGGGSIVTMSGTYAYMAEPGTTGFCAAKAAILSFTRAVAAEYGDRDIRCNAIVPGYVMTEMVQEVYDNLPDGAAAHEEISKWHALGRIATPQEVANMALFLCSDESSFSTGSPFLVDGGLTTGINSFQRPIARPA from the coding sequence ATGCGTATGAAGAACAAGATCGCGATCGTCACCGGCGCGGCCCGGGGCAACGGACGGGCCATCGCCCTGCGGCTTGCGGAAGAGGGCGCCACAGTGGTGCTCGGCGACGTCAACGAGGACCAGCTGAACCGGGTTACCGCGGAGATCGAGGCCGCCGGTGGCCGGGCGACCGCGGTCCGCTGCGACGTCACCAGCGAAGCGGACGTCGCGGCACTGATCGCGGCGGCCGAAGAACACGGACCGGTGAACGCCGTGGTGGCGCAAGCGGGGATCTCCTACAGCGGCCCGCTCGACAGCACGCCCCTCGACCAGTGGCAGCGCCTCATGAACATCGACGTCACCGGCACCTTCCTGACCGTGCGTGAGGCGGTGCGGTCCATGCTGCGCACCGGCGGCGGCTCGATCGTCACCATGTCCGGCACCTACGCCTACATGGCGGAGCCAGGTACGACCGGGTTCTGCGCCGCCAAGGCCGCGATCCTCTCCTTCACCCGCGCCGTGGCCGCCGAGTACGGCGACCGCGACATCCGCTGCAACGCCATCGTGCCCGGCTATGTGATGACCGAGATGGTGCAGGAGGTCTACGACAATCTCCCCGACGGCGCCGCCGCGCACGAGGAGATCTCCAAGTGGCACGCGCTCGGCCGTATCGCCACGCCGCAGGAGGTCGCCAACATGGCGCTCTTCCTGTGTTCGGACGAGTCGTCGTTCAGCACCGGCAGCCCGTTCCTGGTGGACGGGGGGCTGACCACCGGGATCAATTCCTTCCAGCGCCCCATCGCCCGTCCGGCCTGA
- a CDS encoding VOC family protein — MSLLKRLDNIDILYTDRDAMLDFYHGVLGLPFFLPHEADDDWFALQAGDVTLFFFPGTGAHPPRLDENGAVNPPGIESIAWAVDDLDAAVAVLDGKVEWVGEEKTWTHPSGRWYRMRTFYDPEGNKVWITEPHTA; from the coding sequence ATGAGCTTGCTGAAAAGACTCGACAACATCGACATCCTGTACACCGACAGGGACGCGATGCTCGACTTCTACCACGGTGTCCTCGGACTGCCGTTCTTCCTCCCGCACGAGGCGGACGACGACTGGTTCGCCCTGCAAGCCGGTGACGTCACGCTCTTCTTCTTCCCCGGCACAGGTGCCCACCCGCCGAGACTCGACGAGAACGGAGCCGTGAATCCGCCCGGCATCGAGTCCATCGCATGGGCCGTGGACGACCTCGACGCGGCCGTCGCCGTCCTGGACGGCAAGGTCGAGTGGGTGGGCGAGGAGAAGACCTGGACGCACCCCAGCGGCCGGTGGTACCGGATGCGGACCTTCTACGATCCCGAAGGCAACAAGGTCTGGATCACGGAACCGCACACGGCATGA
- a CDS encoding polysaccharide deacetylase family protein, with the protein MNPDTNSSPTLALTFDVDTEEVWLAEDPRNATRPVLLSQGGYEMRRGLPEVLRLLRSNEVTGTFFVPGRVAERHPDAVRAIADDGHEVACHGYTHRSPADLPLDEETEELTRALAAFDRLGIQVSGYRSPSWELSASSLGILEKAGIRYSSNFMDDVVPYIHPGTRIVELPVHWALDDAAHFWFSNESWSKKISTNSEVEEIWTDELLGIASIGGCCILTLHPQIIGRPGRLRLLERFIARAREVPGLRLATCADIAASTLPSEEGPRS; encoded by the coding sequence ATGAACCCTGACACCAACTCGTCACCCACGCTGGCCCTCACCTTCGACGTCGACACGGAGGAGGTGTGGCTGGCGGAGGACCCGCGCAACGCCACCCGGCCGGTCCTGCTCTCGCAGGGCGGCTACGAGATGCGGCGCGGCCTGCCCGAAGTGCTGCGCCTGCTCCGATCGAACGAGGTCACCGGCACCTTTTTCGTGCCGGGACGGGTGGCGGAACGTCATCCCGACGCCGTACGCGCCATCGCGGACGACGGACACGAGGTGGCCTGCCACGGCTACACCCACCGCTCACCCGCGGATCTCCCCCTGGACGAGGAGACCGAAGAACTCACACGGGCCCTGGCCGCCTTCGACCGACTCGGCATCCAGGTGAGCGGATACCGCTCACCGTCCTGGGAGCTCAGCGCGTCGTCGCTGGGCATCCTTGAGAAGGCTGGGATCCGGTACTCCTCGAACTTCATGGACGACGTCGTGCCATACATACATCCGGGCACCCGGATCGTCGAGCTGCCTGTGCACTGGGCGCTGGACGACGCCGCGCACTTCTGGTTCAGCAACGAGTCCTGGTCCAAGAAGATCAGCACCAACTCCGAGGTCGAGGAGATCTGGACCGACGAGCTGCTGGGCATCGCGTCGATCGGCGGCTGCTGCATCCTCACGCTGCACCCGCAGATCATCGGCCGCCCCGGCAGGCTGCGCCTGTTGGAACGCTTCATCGCCCGGGCCCGGGAGGTGCCCGGACTGCGCCTGGCCACCTGTGCCGACATCGCTGCGTCAACGCTCCCGTCCGAGGAAGGACCAAGGTCGTGA